In one window of Toxotes jaculatrix isolate fToxJac2 chromosome 10, fToxJac2.pri, whole genome shotgun sequence DNA:
- the cd40lg gene encoding CD40 ligand produces the protein MINTYQTSLAPPPVPPRLNRSHPVLIPAQLPSPGHSKPLIRFLVGVVVLHLLLSVGGFIYLYHIDKMDKHPSAEGKAALLSSDKQETLYKPLAGMVVDQLTPRDPTSGFLKWDIKHSLLKKINYYKEVWLTIPESGDYYVYSRVTFSKGDSAKPLASRVLLRKNENAEEKVVMRAYCSLDSNTERKSIPQLCTATQGEVIPLEKGNQLSVWVQNLSLVDYTEGATTFGMYKL, from the exons ATGATCAACACTTACCAGACCAGCCTGGCTCCACCACCGGTGCCTCCGCGCCTCAACAGGTCCCATCCAGTCCTCATCCCAGCTCAACTTCCATCACCAGGCCACAGCAAGCCTCTCATCCGATTCTTGGTTGGTGTGGTGGTGCTTCATTTACTGCTGTCTGTCGGAGGATTCATCTATCTGTACCACATCGACAAAATG GACAAACATCCCTCAGCTGAAGGAAAAG CTGCTTTACTCTcatcagacaaacaggaaactCTCTACAAACCCTTAGCAGGCATGGTAGTTGACCAGCTGACACCAAGGGATCCTACAT ctggttTTCTCAAGTGGGACATAAAACACTCACTTCTTAAGAAGATCAACTACTACAAAGAGGTTTGGCTGACTATCCCGGAGTCTGGTGATTACTATGTGTACTCCAGAGTGACCTTCTCCAAGGGTGACTCAGCGAAACCACTGGCGAGCAGAGTCCTGCTGAGGAAGAATGAGAATGCTGAGGAGAAGGTTGTGATGCGGGCCTACTGCAGCCTGGACAGCAACACTGAAAGAAAATCTATCCCTCAGCTGTGCACTGCCACACAGGGGGAGGTTATCCCTCTGGAGAAAGGGAACCAGCTCAGTGTCTGGGTACAAAACCTTTCACTGGTGGACTACACAGAAGGAGCCACAACCTTTGGGATGTACAAACTGTAG
- the tmtops3a gene encoding teleost multiple tissue opsin 3a, whose amino-acid sequence MVVHVRGCNFSTTDSSLSSSSLGTDATLRDTPGSQSPGGLSRTGHTVVAVCLGFILVAGILNNLLALLVFAKFRSLWTPINLILLNISLSDILVCVFGTPFSFAASLHGRWLIGEHGCKWYGFANSLFGIVSLVSLSVLSYERYTTVLRSSQVDMSDYRKAWFCVGGSWLYSLLWTLPPLLGWSSYGPEGPGTTCSVQWHLRSPTSVSYVLCLFIFCLLLPLLLMVYSYGRILVAIRRVGKINLLAAQRREQHILVMVLSMVSCYMLCWMPYGIMALIATFGRLGLVTPMASVVPSVLAKFSTVINPVIYMFFNNQFYRCLVALMKCSGEPPSVEGEEHPTPRTLHSGFFPVHRQASLSSAKPQIHSSSRNTALCSRHNEHPTLLVHYTP is encoded by the exons ATGGTCGTCCACGTACGCGGTTGTAatttcagcaccacagacagctccctctccagctccagcctcGGCACAGACGCCACTCTGCGGGACACCCCGGGGTCCCAGAGCCCCGGCGGGCTGAGCCGGACCGGCCACACGGTGGTGGCAGTATGCCTCGGCTTCATTTTAGTGGCGGGAATCCTCAACAACCTGCTCGCTCTGCTCGTTTTCGCAAAGTTTCGCTCTCTCTGGACGCCCATCAATCTCATCCTGTTGAACATCAGTCTGAGCGACATCCTCGTTTGCGTTTTCGGGACACCCTTCAGTTTTGCTGCGAGTCTCCACGGGAGGTGGCTCATTGGAGAGCACGGCTGCAAGTGGTACGGGTTCGCCAATTCCCTCTTTG GGATTGTGTCCCTGGTGTCCCTGTCTGTTCTCTCCTACGAGCGCTACACCACCGTCCTGCGGTCCTCCCAGGTTGACATGTCAGACTACAGGAAAGCCTGGTTCTGTGTTGGAGGTTCCTGGCTCTACTCTCTCCTCTGGACACTGCCTCCCCTCCTGGGATGGAGCAGTTACGGGCCAGAGGGACCCGGTACCACATGCTCCGTCCAGTGGCACCTCCGCTCTCCTACCAGCGTGTCATATGTGCTGTGTCTCTTTatcttctgtctgctgctcccCCTTCTACTCATGGTCTACTCTTATGGCCGAATCCTGGTTGCAATCAGGAGG GTGGGTAAGATCAATCTGCTGGCAGCTCAGCGTAGGGAGCAGCACATTTTAGTGATGGTTTTGTCCATGGTGTCCTGCTACATGCTGTGCTGGATGCCCTATGGCATCATGGCCCTGATAGCTACCTTTGGTAGACTGGGACTGGTCACTCCCATGGCTAGTGTGGTGCCCTCAGTCCTGGCCAAGTTCAGCACTGTCATCAACCCCGTCATCTACATGTTCTTCAACAACCAG TTTTATAGATGCTTAGTGGCCTTGATGAAGTGCAGTGGGGAACCCCCGTCTGTTGAAGGAGAGGAGCACCCAACCCCAAGGACTCTGCATTCAGGTTTCTTCCCTGTACACAGACAAGCCTCTCTCAGCTCTGCGAAGCCTCAAATCCACAGCAGCTCTAGAAACACTGCCCTCTGCAGCCGACACAATGAACATCCCACACTTCTTGTCCACTACACTCCGTAA
- the vgll1 gene encoding transcription cofactor vestigial-like protein 1, translating to MEDSTENPRAVKVEQHSQCVILTYFQGDINSMVDAHFTRALGKVCKAKAPAAKTKKIRKPVKLEDTSPCQGSAVNSYTESQAPPVAGRLLTYSPADDTPGSWHSLTGSAGEGPGLPSIAYSLSPEGLSLTGRQYATSLLNLLHSDRGEMGPSVASSSKAELLPSWTVPQGFRESVDPAVGFEPDRRLDKKDLYWY from the exons ATGGAGGACAGCACAGAAAATCCCAGAGCTGTGAAGGTGGAGCAGCATTCTCAGTGTGTCATCCTGACTTACTTCCAGGGGGACATCAACAGCATGGTGGATGCTCACTTCACCCGAGCTCTTGGTAAAGTCTGCAAGGCCAAGGCTCcagcagcaaagacaaagaaaatccgTAAGCCTGTTAAATTGG AAGACACCAGCCCTTGTCAGGGCAGCGCTGTTAACTCTTACACAGAGTCACAGGCCCCTCCTGTAGCGGGACGTCTCCTGACCTACAGTCCTGCAGACGACACACCAGGCTCTTGGCACTCGCTCACTGGCAGCGCAGGCGAGGGCCCGGGTTTACCATCCATTGCATACTCCTTGTCCCCAGAAGGGTTGAGCCTCACTGGACGGCAATACGCCACATCTCTGCTCAATCTGCTGCACAGTGACAGGGGTGAGATGGGACCAAGTGTTGCCTCCAGCTCCAAGGCAGAACTGCTTCCAAGCTGGACGGTGCCTCAAGGGTTTAGAGAGTCTGTGGACCCTGCTGTAGGGTTTGAACCTG atCGGCGTCTGGACAAGAAGGACTTGTACTGGTATTGA